From a region of the Candidatus Sysuiplasma jiujiangense genome:
- a CDS encoding DUF262 domain-containing protein: MKQPEIQSKKYHHLISDIEQGYLKIPKFQRDFVWKVDQAASLIDSVLKGYPIGTFILWKTREELRHYKEIGKAKLPEVPKGDAVTYVLDGQQRITALFATRMGLRVDREGKKIDFGSIFVDLSLDPQTSDSLTTTEHDVGNLISVKDLLTGSISDFAGSYPKRDLERIDLYRSRLTGYDFSTVVISDHPIDVAVDVFTRINTAGTELTLFEIMVAKTYDETRRFDLAERYNLLVEGDGFETKCLRDAGFETIHDITVLQCISVCLSKEARRETILKLEKTKFIDSWDDVVDGIFSAVDYISTKFRIPVSGLLPYDSLLVPFTYFFTQMKGNHPSAAQDKLLSQYFWRAALSGRFTSATETKLGADVKRMDLILNETTPDYSDYDPIEIDVDSLKQTYFSAGESFSKAILCLYAYFEPKSFRNDSKVKLDNSWLKISTSKNFHHFFPKAFLRTQTLPSGKHWDDWEMNVVPNITLVDDYLNKRDIGAKPPSKYIRAFAKTNPRLESTLKSHLIGDLGEFGVLNDDYEKFLTKRSELISDALNARINPP; this comes from the coding sequence ATCAAGCAGCCCGAGATTCAATCTAAGAAGTATCATCACTTGATTTCAGACATAGAGCAAGGTTACCTGAAAATCCCCAAATTCCAGCGCGACTTCGTTTGGAAGGTTGACCAAGCAGCATCCCTGATTGACAGTGTGCTAAAGGGCTATCCGATCGGTACGTTCATTCTTTGGAAGACTCGAGAAGAGCTTCGCCATTACAAGGAGATCGGAAAAGCCAAACTCCCCGAAGTTCCGAAAGGAGATGCAGTCACGTATGTCTTAGACGGCCAGCAACGTATAACGGCCCTCTTTGCAACTCGCATGGGTCTGAGAGTGGACCGCGAAGGAAAGAAGATAGACTTTGGCTCAATCTTTGTCGACCTCTCGCTAGACCCCCAAACCAGCGATTCTCTTACCACGACTGAGCATGACGTGGGTAACCTCATTTCCGTGAAGGATCTCTTGACTGGGTCTATATCCGACTTTGCTGGTTCTTATCCGAAGCGCGATCTTGAGAGGATCGACCTCTACAGATCCCGTCTCACTGGTTATGACTTCTCGACAGTTGTAATATCTGACCACCCGATTGATGTTGCGGTCGATGTGTTTACCCGCATCAACACTGCCGGCACGGAGCTCACACTCTTTGAGATAATGGTCGCCAAGACGTATGATGAGACCAGACGTTTTGACTTGGCGGAACGGTACAACCTTCTGGTTGAGGGCGATGGATTCGAGACCAAATGTCTCAGGGACGCAGGATTCGAAACTATCCATGACATAACCGTACTTCAATGTATTTCGGTTTGTCTTTCCAAAGAGGCTCGCAGGGAGACCATCCTCAAACTCGAGAAGACCAAATTCATAGACTCTTGGGACGATGTTGTAGATGGAATATTCTCGGCAGTGGACTACATTTCGACCAAGTTTAGAATTCCCGTCTCTGGCCTTCTTCCCTACGATTCACTATTAGTTCCATTTACCTATTTCTTCACACAAATGAAAGGAAATCATCCATCTGCGGCCCAAGACAAGCTCCTCTCTCAATATTTCTGGCGAGCTGCCCTGTCGGGGAGATTTACATCAGCCACGGAAACCAAGTTAGGGGCTGACGTTAAGAGAATGGATCTTATCCTCAATGAAACGACTCCGGACTATTCGGACTATGATCCCATCGAGATCGATGTTGATTCTCTCAAACAGACCTACTTCTCGGCGGGGGAGAGTTTCTCCAAGGCGATCTTATGTCTTTACGCCTATTTTGAGCCAAAATCATTTCGTAACGACTCGAAGGTCAAGCTTGACAACTCTTGGCTAAAGATAAGTACGAGCAAGAATTTCCATCACTTTTTCCCTAAGGCTTTCTTGAGAACGCAAACTTTACCCAGTGGGAAACACTGGGACGACTGGGAAATGAATGTCGTCCCGAACATCACCTTAGTCGACGATTATCTTAACAAGCGTGACATTGGCGCCAAGCCCCCAAGCAAGTACATTCGGGCCTTTGCCAAGACTAACCCACGCCTCGAATCAACACTGAAGAGCCATCTTATCGGTGACCTTGGGGAGTTTGGAGTCTTGAATGATGACTACGAGAAGTTTCTTACAAAGCGGTCAGAGTTAATTTCAGACGCACTGAATGCGCGAATCAACCCTCCGTAG
- a CDS encoding type II toxin-antitoxin system VapC family toxin produces the protein MKLFLDSSAIIELFANNTKVLLAIEKADEIYTGSLCAYEVLMGERFSEGKSLKSHYKEVSAFFNNAATLPFTHDDSRTASDMMARLSLKGGRVPDMDILIAAQALNSGCVILTNDIRHFAVIEKETNLEMLSF, from the coding sequence GTGAAACTGTTTCTCGATTCTTCGGCTATAATAGAGTTGTTTGCCAACAACACCAAGGTCCTTCTTGCAATTGAAAAGGCAGACGAGATCTATACTGGCTCATTATGCGCATACGAAGTATTGATGGGCGAAAGGTTTTCAGAAGGGAAAAGCCTGAAATCCCATTATAAGGAGGTTAGCGCGTTTTTCAACAATGCAGCAACATTGCCTTTTACTCATGACGACTCAAGAACTGCTTCTGATATGATGGCAAGGCTTTCATTAAAGGGCGGGAGAGTTCCCGATATGGACATACTCATAGCAGCACAGGCCCTGAATAGCGGATGTGTAATATTGACCAACGACATCAGGCACTTTGCAGTCATTGAAAAGGAAACAAATCTCGAAATGCTGAGTTTTTGA
- a CDS encoding antitoxin has translation MATKNISITNEAYESLKRERRGNESFTEVILRLAHTRGSLSDCFGIWKLTDHEETKINMELSKGWQAMRERIRNEVP, from the coding sequence ATGGCAACGAAAAATATCTCCATCACAAATGAAGCATACGAGTCACTGAAACGAGAAAGGAGGGGGAATGAAAGTTTCACTGAAGTCATCCTCAGATTGGCCCATACGAGGGGCAGCCTGTCAGATTGCTTTGGGATCTGGAAGCTGACAGATCATGAGGAGACCAAAATCAATATGGAGCTGTCGAAGGGATGGCAAGCGATGAGGGAGAGGATCAGGAATGAAGTGCCTTGA
- a CDS encoding type II toxin-antitoxin system VapC family toxin yields MKCLDTDFLIAILRGKPEARGKLRELDDEGRQATTIVNSFELFYGAHRSRDKKGSVRKVKNLLERLDVLPLSMESSERAGENSAYLASQGESVDFRDAMIAAVAVSNGLTLVTNNKNHFSRFQDLELESW; encoded by the coding sequence ATGAAGTGCCTTGACACAGACTTCCTGATAGCCATCCTGAGAGGGAAACCTGAGGCAAGGGGCAAGCTCAGAGAGCTGGATGACGAGGGTAGGCAGGCAACCACGATAGTAAACTCGTTCGAGCTCTTCTATGGCGCTCACCGCTCAAGGGATAAGAAAGGAAGCGTACGGAAGGTGAAGAATCTTCTGGAAAGACTTGACGTACTTCCACTGAGCATGGAATCTTCGGAGCGGGCGGGAGAAAACTCGGCTTACCTGGCTTCACAGGGGGAATCTGTCGACTTTCGAGATGCCATGATAGCTGCTGTTGCAGTATCGAATGGTCTTACGCTGGTAACAAACAATAAGAACCATTTCTCACGCTTCCAAGACTTGGAACTTGAATCATGGTGA
- a CDS encoding PIN domain-containing protein: MIFADTGAWYALAVADNINHAPAIAFLEAISSGEFGKMITTDYVLAETYTLLRIRKGTELAARFAGSVAQSSNVKTLRIGENDFSLALEKLLRFKDRMLSFADCSSSVAMDALGITDVFAFDSDFRTLGYKLHPERQEQIEDHCLLF; this comes from the coding sequence ATGATATTCGCCGACACTGGCGCATGGTATGCTCTCGCCGTGGCCGACAACATCAACCATGCTCCTGCAATAGCTTTCCTCGAAGCCATATCGTCCGGCGAATTCGGTAAGATGATCACAACGGATTACGTTCTTGCAGAAACATATACCCTGTTGAGGATCAGGAAGGGAACGGAATTGGCCGCGCGCTTTGCCGGGTCTGTCGCTCAGAGCTCAAACGTGAAGACCCTCCGGATTGGCGAGAACGACTTTTCCCTCGCACTGGAAAAGCTCCTCAGATTCAAAGACAGGATGCTGAGTTTTGCAGACTGCTCAAGTTCAGTAGCCATGGACGCTCTCGGGATAACTGACGTGTTCGCATTCGATTCCGATTTCAGGACACTGGGTTATAAACTGCATCCGGAACGGCAAGAGCAGATTGAAGATCATTGCCTCTTGTTTTGA
- a CDS encoding Dam family site-specific DNA-(adenine-N6)-methyltransferase, which yields MSGGTRLLHASVPAMSSRRGRATHRIPHDVPKCTPFVKWAGGKTQLIRRLECYFPKSFNRYFEPFLGGGSVFFHLAYLKPSLKATVSDLNADLINAYEVIRDDLGNLIGQLTGLQRDFRAIRNSRSDKKLFYTSIRSLPPGLESSPVERAAWFIFLNKTSFNGLYRVNSKGEFNVPYGDYPDVTLFHEKNLRNIHALLNREGIELLRRDYAEVLLQNAGKNDFVYLDPPYYSDSNRGFTGYNASLFTGADQARLAEIVSILTERGCKVVVSNADSAFVKRLFDRTRPAGHNYYYEKLKALRAINCNGSGRTGALELLIRNF from the coding sequence ATGTCAGGCGGAACCAGATTGCTCCATGCTTCGGTCCCGGCAATGAGCAGCCGCCGTGGCAGGGCGACGCACCGCATTCCTCATGATGTGCCGAAGTGCACTCCGTTTGTAAAGTGGGCAGGGGGCAAAACTCAGCTCATCAGGCGCCTGGAGTGCTATTTTCCGAAATCCTTCAATCGCTATTTTGAGCCCTTCCTGGGTGGCGGATCCGTCTTTTTTCACCTGGCGTACCTGAAACCATCCCTGAAGGCAACAGTCTCTGATTTGAATGCCGATCTGATCAACGCATATGAGGTGATACGCGATGATTTGGGCAACCTCATCGGGCAGCTCACAGGACTTCAAAGGGATTTCAGGGCTATTCGTAACAGCAGATCAGACAAAAAATTATTCTATACCAGTATCCGCTCACTACCGCCCGGTCTTGAGTCCAGTCCTGTCGAAAGGGCCGCATGGTTTATTTTCCTGAATAAGACCTCATTCAACGGCCTGTACAGGGTCAACAGCAAAGGGGAGTTCAACGTCCCTTACGGGGACTACCCGGACGTTACACTGTTCCATGAAAAGAACCTCAGGAATATTCATGCCCTATTGAACAGGGAGGGGATCGAGTTGCTTCGGCGTGATTATGCCGAAGTACTTCTTCAGAATGCAGGAAAGAACGATTTTGTTTATCTCGATCCGCCTTACTACTCTGACAGCAACAGGGGTTTTACAGGTTACAACGCCTCTCTGTTTACCGGAGCCGATCAGGCAAGGCTTGCTGAGATTGTCAGCATACTAACGGAAAGAGGCTGCAAGGTTGTTGTGAGCAATGCTGATTCGGCTTTCGTCAAAAGGCTCTTCGACAGGACGAGACCTGCGGGACATAATTATTACTATGAAAAATTGAAGGCCCTGCGTGCAATAAACTGCAACGGTTCCGGCCGGACCGGCGCTCTTGAACTTCTGATTCGCAATTTCTGA